The following are encoded together in the Rhineura floridana isolate rRhiFlo1 chromosome 21, rRhiFlo1.hap2, whole genome shotgun sequence genome:
- the DNAJC30 gene encoding dnaJ homolog subfamily C member 30, mitochondrial has product MALARAQAGLRLRGVALLWAPGGALGVRSRAGPLALCLPPRAAPFPFSLRYSGGSGQAGAGAAGGGPALPARPKGLYELLRVPSNATQAQIKSAYYKQSFLYHPDHNAGSEAAARRFTLINEAYLVLGSVALRRKYDRGILSREDLRTAGKPSGKESSGVAPTAATGRRTQTYASTHRSDKPIFDFDEFYRAHYGQQLERERWIREMRQELERRKMEDKRGKLGVLQEVVIAGLFMVAIGILFSFK; this is encoded by the coding sequence AtggccttggccagggcccaggcGGGCCTCAGGCTCAGGGGGGTCGCTCTCCTGTGGGCGCCCGGTGGGGCCCTCGGGGTCAGATCCAGGGCGGGACCCCTCGCCCTCTGCCTCCCGCCCAGGGCggcccccttccccttctccctcaggTACTCAGGGGGGTCTGGCcaggctggtgctggtgctgcaggGGGAGGCCCTGCCCTCCCTGCCCGCCCGAAGGGCCTGTACGAGCTGCTGAGGGTGCCCTCCAACGCCACGCAGGCCCAGATCAAGTCGGCCTACTACAAGCAGTCCTTCCTGTACCACCCTGACCACAACGCGGGCAGCGAGGCGGCGGCCAGGCGCTTCACCCTCATCAACGAGGCCTACCTGGTGCTGGGCAGCGTCGCCCTACGCAGGAAGTACGACCGCGGCATCCTCAGCCGGGAGGATCTGCGCACGGCCGGGAAGCCCTCGGGCAAGGAGAGCAGTGGTGTGGCACCCACAGCGGCCACGGGGAGGAGGACGCAGACTTATGCCTCCACCCACCGCTCCGACAAGCCCATCTTTGACTTCGACGAGTTCTACAGAGCCCACTACGGCCAGCAGTTGGAGCGGGAGCGCTGGATCCGGGAGATGCGGCAAGAGCTAGAGAGGCGCAAGATGGAGGACAAGAGGGGGAAGCTGGGGGTGCTTCAGGAGGTGGTGATCGCCGGCCTGTTCATGGTGGCAATAGGCATCCTCTTCAGCTTCAagtga
- the VPS37D gene encoding vacuolar protein sorting-associated protein 37D, translating into MERGRGPRGSAVDLGFGALSTAQLRALMRDETWLERIVKLSRKFQNLQAERERRLGSNYALAKQNLALQPRLENGKTALAIKYQELRELREACRDKQQRLGACMAKWTPENAMSRLQAELDSVEAKVEEQMEQFLCWDLPVETFVDSFQHTRMLSHLRRTQLEKLQGALKMEKEKAKDKASPSGEEQPAISPALPAPPTSAQAAPVQNGPPPKVFQLRLAPAFLIPSEAVLPIPVAAAPQKCCLPTLATSHPAAPFVSSPLSLIGHIHLAQAHLPHQQKKKEPPHR; encoded by the exons ATGGAGCGCGGTCGGGGCCCGCGGGGCTCGGCGGTGGACCTGGGCTTCGGGGCGCTCAGCACCGCGCAGCTCCGCGCCCTCATGCGGGACGAGACGTGGCTGGAGCGGATCGTCAAGCTGAGCAGGAAG TTTCAGAACCTGCAGGCAGAGCGGGAGAGGCGCCTGGGCTCCAACTACGCCCTGGCCAAACAGAACCTGGCACTGCAGCCCCGGCTGGAGAACGGCAAGACCGCTTTGGCCATCAAGTACCAGGAGCTGCGGGAGCTGCGCGAGGCCTGCCGGGACAAGCAGCAGCGCCTGG GTGCCTGTATGGCAAAGTGGACTCCTGAGAACGCCATGAGCAGGCTGCAAGCTGAGCTGGACAGCGTGGAGGCCAAAGTGGAG GAGCAGATGGAGCAATTCCTGTGTTGGGACCTTCCCGTGGAGACCTTTGTGGACTCGTTCCAGCACACCCGCATGCTCTCGCACCTCCGTCGCACCCAGCTGGAGAAACTGCAGGGGGCCCTGAAGATGGAGAAGGAAAAGGCCAAGGATAAGGCGAGCCCCAGCGGCGAGGAGCAGCCTGCAATCTCCCCAGCACTTCCAGCTCCACCGACTTCAGCACAAGCCGCACCGGTGCAGAACGGGCCACCTCCCAAGGTCTTCCAGCTCCGCCTGGCGCCGGCGTTCTTGATCCCCTCGGAGGCTGTGCTCCCAATCCCCGTGGCAGCGGCCCCACAAAAGTGCTGCCTGCCAACCCTGGCCACCTCGCACCCCGCAGCTCCCTTTGTGAGCTCTCCCTTGAGTCTGATTGGACACATCCACTTGGCACAAGCCCACCTGCCTCACCAGCAGAAGAAGAAGGAGCCGCCTCACCGGTAG